The genomic window GACGCCGCACGCCCGTGCGAGCATCCGCAGGCCGGCCACGAGCAGCAGGTTCTCGACGGGCTCCGGCAGCTTGCCGTAGCGGTCGGTGAGCTCCTCCCGTACGGCCTTGATGTCCTCCTCCGTGTTGGCGGAGGCGATCGCGCGGTACGCCTGGAGGCGCAGCCGCTCGCCCGGCGCGTAGTCGTGCGGGACGTGCGCGTCGACCGGGAGCTCGATCTTGACCTCCAGCGGGGGCTCCTCCTGAACGCCGCCCTCCAGCGAGGCGCGGTAGTCGGCGACCGCCTCGCCCACCATGCGTACGTACAGGTCGAAGCCGACGCCGGCGATATGGCCCGACTGCTCGCCGCCGAGCAGGTTGCCCGCGCCGCGGATCTCCAGGTCCTTCATCGCGACGTACATGCCCGCGCCCATCTCGGTGTGCTGGGCGATCGTCGCCAGCCGCTCGTGGGCGGTCTCGGTCAGCGGCTTCTCCGGCGGGTAGAGGAAGTAGGCGTAGCCCCGCTCGCGGCCACGTCCCACACGCCCGCGCAGCTGGTGCAGTTGCGAGAGGCCGAAGTTGTCGCCGCGCTCGACGATGAGTGTGTTGGCGTTGGAGATGTCGATGCCGGACTCGACGATCGTCGTCGACACCAGCACATCGAACTTCTTCTCCCAGAAGTCGACGACGACCTGTTCCAGCGCCGACTCCGACATCTGGCCGTGGGCGGTGGCGATCCGGGCCTCGGGGACGGTCTCGCGCAGCCGCGCCGCCGCCCGGTCGATCGACTCGACGCGGTTGTGGATGTAGAAGACCTGGCCCTCACGCAGCAGTTCACGGCGGATGGCCGCGCCGATCTGCTTCTCCTCGTAGGGGCCGACGAAGGTCAGCACCGGGTGGCGCTCCTCCGGCGGGGTGGTGATCGTCGACATCTCGCGGATTCCGGTGACCGCCATCTCCAGCGTCCGCGGGATCGGGGTCGCGGACATCGTCAGGACGTCGACGTTGGCGCGGAGCTTCTTCAGCTGCTCCTTGTGCTCGACGCCGAACCGCTGCTCCTCGTCGACGATGACCAGCCCCAGGTCCTTGAACTTCGTCTCGGACGAGAACAACCGGTGGGTGCCGATGACGATGTCGACCGAGCCGTCCCGCAGCCCCTCCAGGGTCGCCTTCGCCTCCGCGTCCGACTGGAAGCGGGACAGCGCCCGCGTGGCGACGGGGAACTGCGAGTACCGCTCGGAGAAGGTCCCGAAGTGCTGCTGCACCAGCAGTGTCGTCGGGACGAGGACCGCGACCTGCTTGCCGTCCTGGACGGCCTTGAAGGCGGCCCGTACCGCGATCTCCGTCTTTCCGTAGCCGACGTCGCCGCAGACGAGGCGGTCCATGGGGATCGACTTCTCCATGTCCTCCTTCACCTCGGCGATGGTGGACAGCTGGTCGGGCGTCTCAACGTACGGGAAGGCGTCCTCCAGCTCCCGCTGCCAGGGGGTGTCGGAGCCGAAGGCGTGGCCGGGCGCCGCCATCCGCGCGCTGTACAGCTTGATCAGGTCCGCGGCGATCTCCTTGACCGCCTTCTTCGCGCGCGCCTTGGTCTTGGTCCAGTCGGCGCCGCCGAGCCGGTGCAGCGTCGGGGCCTCGCCGCCGACGTACTTGGTGACCTGCTCCAGCTGGTCGGTGGGGATGTAGAGGCGGTCGCCGGGCTGGCCGCGCTTGGCGGGGGCGTACTCGACGAGCAGGTACTCGCGGGTCGCGCCCTGGACCGTGCGCTGCACCATCTCCAGGTAGCGGCCGACGCCGTGCTGCTCGTGGACGATGTAGTCGCCGACCTCCAGCGTCAGCGGATCGATCTGCTTGCGGCGCCGCGTCGGCATCCGGGCGCCGTCCTTGCCGGCGGCCTTCTGCCCGGACAGGTCGGTCTCGGTGAGGACGGCGAGCCGCAGGCCCGGGTCGATGAAGCCGTAGTCGATGGAGCCGGTGCTGACGTGGACGACGGACGGGGAGATCTCGCCGAGGTCCGCCTCCAGCCGGGCGGCGATGCCCTCGCCGCCGAGGACCTCGGTGTAGCGGGCGGCCGGGCCGTGGCCCTCGGTCACGTACA from Streptomyces sp. FIT100 includes these protein-coding regions:
- the mfd gene encoding transcription-repair coupling factor, which gives rise to MSLHGLLDAVAKDPALTEAVKAATDGHRHHVDLVGPPAARPFAVAALARGAGRPVLAVTATGREAEDLAAALRSLLDPDTVVDYPSWETLPHERLSPRSDTVGRRLAVLRRLAHPAADDPAAGPVSVVVAPVRSVLQPQVKGLGDLEPVALRTGRTADLEEVVEGLAAAAYSRVELVEKRGEFAVRGGILDVFPPTEEHPLRIEFWGDDVEEIRYFKVADQRSLEVAEHGLWAPPCRELLLTQEVRGRAAALAERHPELGELLGKIAEGIAVEGMESLAPVLVDDMELLLDVMPKGSMAVVCDPERVRTRAADLVATSQEFLQASWAASAMSSAGEARSGKGGGGRRAGGKAPIDVGAASLWGIADVRERASELGMMWWSVSPFAADEELDADTLKLGMHAPETYRGDTARALADTKGWLADGWRTVYVTEGHGPAARYTEVLGGEGIAARLEADLGEISPSVVHVSTGSIDYGFIDPGLRLAVLTETDLSGQKAAGKDGARMPTRRRKQIDPLTLEVGDYIVHEQHGVGRYLEMVQRTVQGATREYLLVEYAPAKRGQPGDRLYIPTDQLEQVTKYVGGEAPTLHRLGGADWTKTKARAKKAVKEIAADLIKLYSARMAAPGHAFGSDTPWQRELEDAFPYVETPDQLSTIAEVKEDMEKSIPMDRLVCGDVGYGKTEIAVRAAFKAVQDGKQVAVLVPTTLLVQQHFGTFSERYSQFPVATRALSRFQSDAEAKATLEGLRDGSVDIVIGTHRLFSSETKFKDLGLVIVDEEQRFGVEHKEQLKKLRANVDVLTMSATPIPRTLEMAVTGIREMSTITTPPEERHPVLTFVGPYEEKQIGAAIRRELLREGQVFYIHNRVESIDRAAARLRETVPEARIATAHGQMSESALEQVVVDFWEKKFDVLVSTTIVESGIDISNANTLIVERGDNFGLSQLHQLRGRVGRGRERGYAYFLYPPEKPLTETAHERLATIAQHTEMGAGMYVAMKDLEIRGAGNLLGGEQSGHIAGVGFDLYVRMVGEAVADYRASLEGGVQEEPPLEVKIELPVDAHVPHDYAPGERLRLQAYRAIASANTEEDIKAVREELTDRYGKLPEPVENLLLVAGLRMLARACGVGEIVLQGANIRFAPVELRESQELRLKRLYPRTVIKPAVHQILVPRPTTGKIGGKPVVGRELLAWTGEFLTTILGS